In Clostridium sp. SY8519, one genomic interval encodes:
- a CDS encoding acetyl-CoA hydrolase/transferase C-terminal domain-containing protein: MDAPLGQPLGLIRAIETRVKQRKLEGITFHILLDAYRYFCYQEPDAGRILGVSWFSGAGARDGINRGCGDMMPFNYHEGPELLRKDVRLDAWILQAAPMDEEGYFNTCNGSLGKVLLEQCPHIYVQVNENLPKVCGAPRIHITQIEKLAEKTEPLLSLPVFPGDEISTKIGELVAERIPDGATVQFGIGAIPDAVGKALKNKRHLGIHTELLTNRMIELMEAGAVDNSKKPIDTGVSVAAFALGSQHMYETVDSNPYFRFLSVDYVNEPNVIAEIPNFMSINSALEVDFFGQVCAESIGTRHISGTGGQLDFVRGANASAGGKSFICFPSTAENGTVSRIKPILTPGAIVTTGKNESDYIVTEYGVAKMRGNTVRQRTEQLINIAHPKFREELKFAARKRYLI, encoded by the coding sequence ATGGATGCGCCTTTGGGACAGCCGCTGGGGCTTATTCGCGCAATTGAAACAAGAGTAAAGCAAAGAAAGCTGGAAGGCATAACGTTCCATATCTTATTAGATGCCTACCGTTATTTCTGCTATCAGGAGCCGGACGCTGGGCGTATATTGGGCGTGTCCTGGTTTTCAGGCGCGGGGGCCCGGGATGGAATTAATCGCGGATGCGGGGATATGATGCCTTTTAATTATCATGAAGGACCGGAACTGCTGAGAAAAGACGTTAGGCTCGATGCGTGGATTCTGCAGGCGGCGCCGATGGATGAAGAAGGGTATTTTAATACCTGCAACGGATCGCTTGGAAAGGTATTGCTGGAGCAGTGTCCGCATATTTACGTGCAGGTAAATGAAAATTTACCGAAAGTATGCGGAGCCCCTAGAATTCATATTACACAGATTGAAAAATTAGCGGAAAAAACGGAACCTCTTCTAAGCCTTCCGGTTTTTCCGGGGGATGAGATAAGTACGAAAATCGGGGAGCTGGTGGCGGAGAGGATACCAGACGGTGCAACGGTTCAGTTTGGAATCGGAGCAATTCCGGATGCAGTGGGGAAAGCATTAAAAAATAAAAGGCATCTTGGAATTCATACGGAACTGTTAACGAATCGTATGATCGAGTTGATGGAAGCGGGAGCAGTGGATAATTCGAAGAAACCGATCGATACAGGGGTTTCTGTAGCTGCTTTTGCATTAGGTTCTCAGCATATGTATGAGACAGTGGATTCGAATCCGTATTTCCGTTTTTTGTCGGTGGATTATGTGAACGAACCAAATGTGATTGCAGAAATTCCGAATTTTATGAGTATAAATTCTGCGCTGGAGGTAGATTTTTTCGGGCAGGTTTGCGCGGAATCCATTGGTACTCGTCACATTTCCGGAACAGGCGGACAACTGGATTTTGTGCGGGGAGCCAATGCGTCGGCAGGGGGAAAAAGCTTTATTTGTTTTCCTTCTACTGCAGAAAACGGAACTGTCAGCCGCATAAAGCCGATCCTGACACCTGGCGCAATAGTTACTACAGGAAAAAATGAATCAGACTATATCGTGACGGAGTATGGAGTAGCGAAAATGCGGGGAAATACGGTTCGTCAGAGAACGGAACAGCTGATCAATATCGCGCATCCGAAATTTCGCGAAGAACTGAAATTTGCAGCAAGAAAAAGGTATTTGATATGA
- a CDS encoding acetyl-CoA hydrolase/transferase C-terminal domain-containing protein, whose product MKTAEKTKTNKICSPEEAVKLIRAHDRVFIGLISNTTPLLNRALWARRNELSDITLISGMSLDPSPLLTETCENDPFSLLSMYLGPFERQAIQLKKTHGYTSVHLSEIDKWFSEIGKITVAFLAVSAPDASGMMSFGPSGGSIYRYILETADRVILEINPDMPYVYGSDTLIAAEEADAIVVSEGRMPQIPDIPPSPAMEKISEYINPMVEDGSTIQLGIGGLSTAIGNSLTSKNDLGIFSEMFCSSMMLLMKNGNVTNRSKGFMNGKSVFAFAAGTGELYDFMDHNELLYNVPFPCANDPRNIMKNNRMISINTALALNIYGETAADALGYKQYSAIGGQLDYVRGAQWSKGGKSIIALESSYMKNGKRHSKINFNFPEGTPISTPRSDIEYVVTEYGYANLRDLTIADRARAIIELAHPDFRDELRDKAKHSGIF is encoded by the coding sequence ATGAAAACAGCTGAAAAAACAAAAACAAACAAAATATGTTCCCCGGAAGAGGCGGTAAAACTGATCCGCGCACATGACCGGGTTTTCATCGGCCTGATCAGCAATACCACGCCTTTGCTGAACCGTGCTCTCTGGGCACGCAGGAACGAATTGTCTGATATCACGCTGATCAGCGGTATGTCTCTCGATCCTTCCCCTCTTTTAACAGAAACCTGTGAAAATGACCCGTTTTCACTGCTTTCCATGTATCTGGGTCCCTTTGAACGCCAGGCAATTCAGCTGAAAAAAACACATGGCTACACATCTGTTCACTTAAGCGAAATAGATAAATGGTTCTCGGAAATAGGAAAAATTACGGTCGCTTTTCTTGCTGTATCTGCCCCGGATGCATCCGGCATGATGTCTTTCGGCCCTTCCGGCGGAAGTATATACCGATATATTCTGGAAACAGCCGACCGGGTCATTCTTGAAATCAATCCTGATATGCCCTATGTATACGGAAGCGATACGCTCATAGCGGCAGAAGAAGCGGACGCCATTGTTGTTTCAGAAGGCAGGATGCCGCAGATTCCAGATATCCCGCCTTCTCCCGCCATGGAGAAAATTTCTGAGTATATCAATCCGATGGTGGAAGACGGATCCACCATCCAGCTCGGTATCGGCGGTTTATCGACAGCAATCGGCAACAGCCTTACTTCTAAAAATGACCTGGGTATTTTTTCGGAAATGTTCTGCAGCTCTATGATGCTGCTGATGAAAAACGGAAATGTTACCAATCGTTCCAAGGGATTCATGAACGGAAAGTCGGTGTTTGCCTTTGCAGCCGGCACCGGTGAACTATACGATTTTATGGATCACAATGAATTACTGTATAATGTTCCGTTTCCCTGCGCAAACGATCCGCGCAATATTATGAAAAACAATCGCATGATTTCCATCAATACTGCCCTGGCATTAAATATTTACGGCGAAACTGCTGCCGATGCCCTTGGATATAAACAGTACAGCGCAATCGGCGGTCAGCTGGACTATGTCCGGGGTGCGCAATGGTCCAAAGGCGGGAAATCTATTATTGCCTTGGAATCCAGTTACATGAAAAACGGTAAGCGGCACAGTAAAATTAACTTTAATTTTCCGGAAGGAACGCCTATTTCCACTCCGCGTTCCGATATTGAATATGTCGTAACCGAGTATGGTTATGCTAATTTAAGAGATTTAACAATTGCTGACCGTGCCCGGGCAATTATTGAACTTGCCCATCCGGATTTCAGGGATGAACTGCGTGATAAGGCAAAACACTCCGGTATTTTCTAA
- a CDS encoding sodium:solute symporter: MANTVFIIVFVIFIAFLFIASFVAKNWVKETDDYVLAGRQISTGLNIFGVIAIGFAGTTMALAPGFSVLYGFKASFLWSAIYSFCGLAFYGLLYSNFVRRCGAQTLPEFLQMRYDGKTRSVIAITSVVGMLGIMANNIVSAINNICAYTRWSRPVVTAIIFAVIIAFTYISGMWAISMTDLVQVIMGIIIVPLVLFLVLHQYGPISGVIERWPTDSWVNSGYAGSITGLGLTYPSILNFVILFASALVWGNNYYWMKIANCRSEKVARKSFVWSAVLLLVIFCIPLGIVGVYMGAFHGDVLTLRGGAVEPTGAYGFIASTLIPIFGSLAVIGAVAASVSTSATSALGASAVMTRDIYIRLIDKSGDQKKRLKASKWILVIVGVVTFVLCQFPGGPTYLFAFANCWLVPPSILLLLGMVWKRFNSAGAFWGALCGMVVMAVFEFLELTKIFVIGSYIYLATLGLIVTFIAAVIASLFGKPKYFGEKNWERVPTDTNRESVQLDAVDKKVLGLIRVGHKYMADLTDYLGVDSTVTDAAIEHLDKGGYIMREGLAMSKLYTFVITEKGRDALDSLTDREEKMAKEGLTNAYVEFLKTVNSGDAHKQNEWISKNEIRSMQMSAISSHLTRNGFIKEKGTFRRKYVITEKGRKAVETYS; the protein is encoded by the coding sequence ATGGCAAATACCGTTTTTATTATCGTCTTCGTTATATTTATCGCATTTTTGTTTATCGCCAGTTTTGTCGCAAAAAACTGGGTAAAGGAAACGGATGATTATGTGCTTGCAGGACGCCAGATATCTACCGGGTTAAATATTTTTGGTGTAATTGCAATTGGATTTGCAGGGACAACCATGGCTTTGGCACCAGGGTTTTCCGTGCTCTATGGGTTTAAGGCGTCCTTCCTCTGGAGCGCGATTTACAGCTTTTGCGGATTGGCATTTTACGGATTGCTGTATTCCAACTTTGTTCGTCGCTGCGGCGCGCAGACATTGCCTGAATTTCTGCAGATGCGCTATGACGGAAAAACACGATCGGTCATTGCGATTACTTCAGTAGTGGGCATGCTGGGAATTATGGCGAATAATATTGTGTCTGCCATCAACAATATTTGCGCATATACCCGTTGGAGCAGACCGGTGGTTACTGCGATCATTTTTGCGGTGATTATTGCGTTCACTTATATTTCCGGTATGTGGGCAATTTCTATGACGGATCTGGTGCAGGTAATCATGGGAATTATTATTGTGCCGTTAGTACTGTTCCTTGTACTGCATCAGTATGGACCAATCAGCGGTGTAATTGAGAGATGGCCGACAGACAGCTGGGTGAACAGTGGGTATGCCGGCTCGATCACCGGCCTTGGCCTGACATATCCTTCTATTTTGAATTTTGTTATTTTGTTCGCCTCTGCATTGGTATGGGGAAACAACTATTATTGGATGAAAATTGCCAACTGCCGTTCAGAAAAAGTGGCAAGAAAATCATTCGTATGGTCCGCAGTGCTTTTGCTGGTTATTTTCTGCATACCATTGGGAATTGTAGGCGTTTATATGGGGGCTTTCCACGGAGATGTGCTTACTCTGCGCGGAGGAGCCGTAGAACCTACAGGGGCATATGGATTTATCGCGTCTACGCTGATTCCGATTTTTGGTTCGCTGGCAGTCATCGGAGCGGTTGCTGCGTCTGTATCTACATCCGCAACATCTGCACTGGGCGCTTCGGCGGTAATGACACGGGATATTTATATCCGGCTGATTGACAAGAGCGGGGATCAGAAGAAACGCCTGAAAGCTTCGAAATGGATCCTGGTGATTGTAGGAGTGGTGACCTTTGTATTGTGTCAGTTCCCGGGAGGACCGACTTACTTGTTTGCATTTGCAAATTGCTGGTTAGTACCGCCGTCCATTCTGCTTCTTTTAGGCATGGTATGGAAACGTTTCAATTCTGCAGGGGCATTTTGGGGAGCACTTTGCGGCATGGTAGTTATGGCTGTGTTTGAGTTCCTGGAGCTTACAAAAATATTTGTAATTGGCAGTTATATTTATCTGGCAACGCTCGGACTGATCGTAACCTTTATTGCAGCTGTAATAGCTAGCCTGTTTGGCAAACCCAAATATTTTGGAGAGAAAAACTGGGAGCGCGTTCCTACAGATACCAATCGTGAAAGTGTACAGTTGGATGCTGTGGATAAAAAGGTTCTTGGGTTAATTCGTGTCGGCCATAAATATATGGCGGATCTTACGGATTATCTTGGCGTGGATTCAACGGTTACCGATGCGGCGATAGAACATCTGGATAAAGGCGGCTATATCATGCGGGAAGGATTAGCCATGTCAAAACTTTATACTTTTGTGATTACAGAGAAGGGAAGGGATGCATTGGATTCATTAACAGACCGGGAAGAAAAAATGGCAAAAGAAGGTCTGACGAATGCGTATGTAGAATTTCTGAAAACCGTAAACAGCGGAGATGCCCATAAGCAAAATGAGTGGATCAGCAAAAATGAGATCCGCTCAATGCAGATGTCAGCGATATCCTCGCATTTGACACGTAACGGCTTTATCAAAGAAAAAGGAACCTTCCGACGGAAATATGTGATCACAGAGAAAGGACGGAAAGCAGTAGAAACATATTCATAA
- a CDS encoding sigma 54-interacting transcriptional regulator, translating to MRRLSLKECMEFIEALHSFALLDENARYVYVSENWCRMTHHTKENALGKKVEEIVPDTLAHQAYLSKRPVIGHLVRIAGQNYFTNYYPRLSPAGEVIGCFLFTIIHNTQEAQVVSAQLKQVEEQLKYYKNALSRERGAKYSIDNIIGDSPVMLHLKEEIIQAAQSSSTVLIEGETGTGKELIAHSVHTLSPRCDQNFVRVNCSAIPEDLMESEFFGYSDGAFTGALKGGKKGRFLVANHGSIFLDEVNLLPMTMQPKFLRALQEHEVTPVGSSESLPFDVRIISATNTPLESLVQNGKFRMDLYFRLNVIKITAPPLRAHKEDIPLLINNLIDQLNLELGTFIRGIEPDALDLLSSYNWPGNIRELRNSVEVAINRADGLLLSRKDFSHVGKLKNLTLPSKTFEGSYNLRDLRNDFERNLIQEVLKITGGNKKRAAQLLGISRTVLYDKLNLLGISIYR from the coding sequence ATGAGACGATTATCCTTAAAAGAATGCATGGAATTTATTGAAGCCTTACACTCCTTTGCTCTGCTGGATGAAAACGCACGCTATGTTTATGTAAGCGAAAACTGGTGCAGAATGACTCATCACACAAAAGAAAATGCACTCGGAAAAAAGGTAGAAGAAATTGTTCCTGATACCCTGGCACACCAGGCATATCTGTCAAAAAGACCTGTGATCGGACATCTTGTCCGTATTGCCGGACAAAATTATTTTACAAATTATTATCCCAGACTCTCTCCTGCCGGAGAAGTAATCGGATGCTTTCTGTTTACGATCATACACAACACACAGGAAGCTCAGGTGGTTTCCGCACAGTTAAAACAGGTCGAAGAGCAATTAAAATACTATAAGAATGCCCTTTCCCGCGAACGCGGCGCAAAATATTCGATCGACAATATTATCGGCGACAGCCCGGTGATGCTTCATCTGAAAGAAGAAATTATTCAGGCCGCCCAATCCTCTTCCACCGTATTAATCGAAGGAGAGACCGGCACCGGAAAAGAACTGATCGCTCATTCTGTACATACATTAAGCCCCAGATGTGACCAGAATTTTGTTCGCGTCAATTGCTCTGCTATACCGGAAGACCTGATGGAATCTGAATTTTTCGGATATTCCGACGGCGCTTTCACCGGCGCGCTGAAGGGTGGAAAAAAAGGACGATTTCTGGTTGCTAATCATGGCTCCATTTTTCTCGATGAAGTAAATCTTCTCCCTATGACCATGCAGCCAAAGTTTCTGCGTGCCTTGCAGGAACATGAAGTAACTCCTGTGGGAAGTTCTGAAAGTCTTCCGTTTGATGTCCGCATTATCTCTGCCACAAATACACCTCTGGAGTCTTTGGTTCAAAATGGAAAGTTCCGAATGGATTTATATTTCCGCCTGAATGTAATAAAAATCACCGCTCCGCCACTGCGCGCGCACAAAGAGGATATTCCTTTGCTTATAAATAATCTCATAGATCAGCTCAATCTGGAACTTGGAACATTTATTCGCGGCATTGAACCGGATGCACTGGATCTTCTTTCCTCTTACAACTGGCCGGGAAACATACGTGAGCTGAGAAACAGCGTCGAAGTGGCAATTAATCGTGCCGATGGTTTACTGTTAAGCCGGAAAGACTTTTCTCATGTAGGAAAACTGAAGAACCTTACGCTTCCATCCAAAACATTCGAAGGTTCTTATAACCTTCGGGATCTGCGTAATGATTTTGAACGAAATTTAATTCAGGAAGTTTTGAAAATTACCGGTGGAAATAAAAAACGTGCGGCCCAGCTTCTTGGGATCTCCCGCACGGTATTGTATGATAAATTAAATTTACTTGGGATAAGCATCTACCGGTAA
- a CDS encoding thiolase family protein gives MREVVAVGMARTAIGNFMGSLKDVSAVDLGKIAGEEALKRSGIEREKIGEVIVGMVYKTGCGGNPARQIGIALGIPEAAGALTVEQQCASGMRAIEIAFQQIMLGKSDASLVIGMESMTNVPFLVMNARKGYRLGDGKFEDGLYHDALTDVFSGVHMANTAENLAEEYGISRREQDELALLSQQRALQAIAEGKFKEEIVPVPVRNRKGAGVFDVDEHPRETTIEQLEGLKAVFRKNGTVTAGNASGLNDGASAIVLMARDLAEELRLKPLFRILSTATVGVPPRIMGIGPVYEIPKAAEYAGLQIEDIDYFEINEAFAAQFLACNRELRLDMEDVNRNGSGISLGHPVGSTGVRLLISGYYELKRRGQEIGCGSLCAGGGPGMAIIYQCLN, from the coding sequence ATAAGAGAAGTAGTTGCTGTGGGAATGGCTCGAACTGCCATTGGCAATTTTATGGGGAGTCTGAAAGATGTCTCCGCAGTTGATCTGGGCAAAATAGCCGGCGAAGAAGCACTGAAACGGTCAGGGATCGAAAGGGAAAAAATAGGTGAAGTAATTGTCGGAATGGTATATAAGACCGGATGCGGTGGTAATCCGGCGCGGCAAATCGGAATTGCACTGGGGATTCCTGAAGCAGCAGGTGCGTTAACGGTTGAACAGCAGTGTGCGTCCGGTATGCGAGCGATTGAAATCGCTTTCCAGCAGATTATGCTGGGAAAATCAGACGCATCGCTGGTCATAGGCATGGAGAGCATGACAAATGTTCCGTTTTTGGTGATGAATGCCAGAAAAGGATATCGCCTGGGCGATGGAAAATTTGAAGATGGCCTGTATCATGATGCATTGACGGATGTATTTTCCGGTGTTCATATGGCAAATACAGCGGAAAATCTTGCAGAAGAGTATGGAATCAGCCGCAGAGAGCAGGATGAATTAGCGCTTTTATCACAGCAGAGGGCTTTACAGGCGATAGCAGAAGGAAAATTTAAGGAAGAAATAGTGCCGGTTCCTGTCAGAAACCGGAAAGGAGCAGGTGTATTTGATGTAGATGAGCATCCCAGAGAGACAACCATAGAACAGCTGGAGGGGCTAAAGGCAGTTTTTCGTAAGAATGGTACAGTTACCGCCGGGAACGCATCCGGATTAAACGATGGCGCCTCAGCGATTGTACTGATGGCCAGGGATCTTGCGGAAGAACTGCGGCTGAAACCGTTATTCCGGATTTTGTCTACAGCTACCGTTGGCGTCCCGCCTAGAATCATGGGAATTGGACCAGTATATGAAATCCCTAAGGCGGCGGAATATGCGGGACTGCAGATCGAGGATATTGATTATTTTGAAATAAATGAAGCTTTTGCGGCACAGTTTTTGGCATGTAATCGTGAGTTAAGACTGGATATGGAAGACGTGAACAGAAACGGATCAGGTATTTCCCTTGGACATCCGGTTGGCAGCACGGGCGTTCGTCTTCTGATCAGCGGATATTATGAATTAAAAAGGCGGGGGCAGGAGATCGGGTGCGGTTCCTTATGTGCAGGAGGAGGGCCAGGCATGGCGATCATTTATCAATGCCTGAACTAA
- a CDS encoding cyclase family protein — protein MKIVDISMVLEEDLPSDPEVQIPHIQRRTHQDTAPEMKNYFPGSTIDDLPGGNGWSIDFAQLCTHSGTHLDAPWHYYPTMNGGERAWTIDEVPLEWCIGNGVKVDFHDKPDGYRIMAKDFEEYFTKVGYQLKEGDILLLQTGADKRWGTKEYLTAGCGVSKEATLWMIDQGVHVCGTDGWSWDVPLPYEAKMFQETGDASVLWEGHRAGAEKAYCHMEKLTNLAALPLTGYTVCCFPIKVKGASAGWTRAVAIFDD, from the coding sequence ATGAAGATTGTTGATATCAGTATGGTTCTGGAAGAAGATCTCCCCAGCGATCCGGAAGTGCAGATCCCTCATATCCAGCGAAGAACGCATCAGGATACGGCGCCGGAAATGAAAAATTATTTTCCCGGATCAACGATAGATGATCTTCCCGGAGGAAATGGATGGTCGATTGATTTTGCTCAGCTGTGTACACACTCCGGTACACATCTGGATGCGCCATGGCATTATTATCCCACAATGAATGGCGGGGAAAGAGCATGGACCATTGACGAGGTTCCTCTGGAGTGGTGCATTGGCAATGGCGTCAAAGTGGACTTTCATGATAAGCCTGACGGTTACCGCATTATGGCCAAAGATTTTGAAGAGTATTTTACCAAAGTCGGCTATCAGTTAAAAGAAGGGGACATTCTTTTGCTGCAGACAGGTGCGGATAAGCGCTGGGGTACGAAAGAATACCTGACTGCCGGATGCGGGGTAAGCAAAGAAGCAACCCTTTGGATGATTGATCAGGGCGTACATGTTTGTGGAACAGACGGGTGGAGCTGGGACGTGCCGCTTCCTTATGAAGCAAAGATGTTTCAGGAAACCGGAGATGCCAGTGTCCTCTGGGAAGGTCATCGGGCCGGCGCGGAAAAGGCATACTGTCATATGGAAAAACTGACCAATCTGGCAGCGCTTCCTCTGACTGGTTATACGGTATGCTGTTTCCCGATTAAAGTAAAAGGTGCAAGTGCCGGATGGACGAGGGCGGTAGCTATATTTGATGACTGA
- a CDS encoding MmcQ/YjbR family DNA-binding protein, whose amino-acid sequence MDRKELEEFIQTAYETEPDRPWAKYPDYLVFRHRKNKKWFALLMNVPANKLGLQGEEGLDIVNLKCDPVLVSSLCREPGFFPAYHMSKTKWISVALDGTVPEDQIRMLLDMSFEATREKNRH is encoded by the coding sequence ATGGATCGAAAAGAACTGGAAGAATTCATACAGACGGCATATGAGACAGAACCGGATCGCCCCTGGGCGAAATATCCGGATTATCTGGTGTTTCGTCACAGGAAAAATAAGAAGTGGTTTGCGCTGCTGATGAATGTGCCTGCAAACAAGCTGGGCCTGCAGGGCGAAGAAGGGCTGGATATCGTAAATCTGAAATGTGATCCGGTACTGGTTTCCTCCCTGTGCCGGGAACCGGGATTTTTCCCGGCGTATCATATGAGCAAAACAAAGTGGATCTCGGTGGCGCTGGACGGAACGGTACCGGAGGATCAGATCAGAATGTTGCTGGATATGAGTTTTGAGGCGACGAGGGAGAAAAATCGTCACTAA
- a CDS encoding 3-hydroxyacyl-CoA dehydrogenase NAD-binding domain-containing protein, whose product MKVCIVGAGTMGRGIAQVFAAQDSNSVYLCDLTEELAAGGKERILHSLAHLVKKGTLPQEQVQAISDRIITGTISIASDADLVIEAVKEDCTVKKETFRQLEEIVPKNCMFASNTSSLSVTEISKGLDRPVIGMHFFNPAPVMKLVEIVRGELSSDSQVKQAKQIAVSIGKIPIEIKESAGFAVNRILAPMLNEAAYELYEGIATREDIDQAMVLGTNMPMGPLRLADYVGLDICLAALETLQFEFGNPKYSPCPLIRKLVRAGKLGVKTGEGFYNYRSQE is encoded by the coding sequence ATGAAAGTATGTATTGTAGGCGCAGGTACCATGGGAAGAGGAATCGCTCAGGTTTTTGCTGCACAGGATTCAAACTCTGTCTATCTGTGTGACTTAACCGAAGAACTGGCTGCAGGCGGGAAAGAGCGAATTCTCCATTCCCTGGCACACCTTGTGAAAAAGGGTACTCTGCCGCAGGAACAGGTTCAGGCCATATCAGACCGGATAATCACCGGAACGATCTCCATTGCTTCTGATGCCGATCTGGTGATCGAAGCGGTAAAAGAAGACTGTACCGTAAAAAAAGAAACCTTCCGACAGCTGGAAGAAATTGTTCCCAAAAACTGTATGTTTGCATCCAACACTTCTTCTCTGTCTGTTACAGAAATCAGCAAGGGACTGGATCGCCCGGTAATCGGCATGCATTTCTTCAATCCCGCCCCGGTTATGAAGCTTGTGGAAATTGTCCGCGGCGAACTGTCCTCCGATTCACAGGTAAAACAGGCGAAACAGATCGCTGTTTCGATCGGGAAGATTCCGATTGAAATCAAAGAATCCGCCGGATTTGCAGTGAACCGAATTCTAGCACCCATGTTAAATGAAGCCGCCTATGAATTATATGAAGGGATTGCCACACGGGAAGATATTGACCAGGCAATGGTACTTGGCACCAATATGCCAATGGGTCCGTTAAGACTCGCTGACTATGTCGGCCTCGATATCTGCCTGGCAGCACTGGAAACCTTACAGTTTGAATTCGGAAATCCGAAATACAGCCCCTGCCCGCTGATCCGGAAACTGGTTCGTGCCGGCAAACTGGGAGTAAAAACAGGGGAAGGCTTTTATAACTACAGGAGTCAGGAATGA
- a CDS encoding 2-dehydropantoate 2-reductase: MIKRIAIMGCGSLGTILGAYLSRAGLDVTMVDIWEEHVNTLNTQGASVSGGTEMTVPVKACTPDQMTGTFDLFFYMTKQTFNETAIPQMIQHCGTDSIICTCQNGLPELAVAEYYPKEKIMGATVGWPATFLGPGKSKLTCPTDSPLFEFHLGRLTGEPDGTLHEVQQILEKMCPGHVTITSHLLADRWSKIMINATFSGMSTVCADTFAAVINNDRSMICAARIGRECIRVCHAMDITLPSIFGINFNQLFQFTDQAEEQHAVEVIRKYFGTIAGKASMLQDLEKGRKCEIRFINGVVSQYAKKYKIETPYNDSVVKIVSEIESGTRPLQNNLDSMPNLSL, translated from the coding sequence ATGATAAAACGAATCGCCATTATGGGATGCGGATCCCTGGGAACAATACTCGGTGCTTATCTCAGCCGTGCCGGCCTGGATGTCACTATGGTTGATATCTGGGAAGAACATGTAAATACCTTAAACACACAGGGAGCCTCTGTCTCCGGCGGTACCGAAATGACTGTTCCGGTCAAAGCCTGCACTCCGGATCAAATGACCGGTACTTTTGACCTGTTTTTCTATATGACCAAGCAGACCTTTAATGAAACTGCTATTCCTCAGATGATACAGCATTGCGGCACCGACAGCATTATCTGCACCTGCCAGAACGGTCTTCCGGAACTCGCCGTAGCGGAATACTATCCAAAAGAAAAAATCATGGGTGCTACGGTCGGATGGCCGGCAACCTTCCTTGGGCCCGGGAAATCGAAGCTGACCTGTCCCACGGATTCCCCGCTGTTTGAATTTCATCTCGGACGGCTGACCGGTGAACCGGACGGCACCCTGCATGAAGTACAGCAGATTCTGGAAAAAATGTGTCCCGGCCATGTCACAATCACCAGCCATCTGTTAGCTGACCGTTGGTCAAAAATTATGATCAACGCAACCTTTTCCGGCATGTCTACCGTATGCGCAGACACCTTTGCCGCTGTCATTAATAATGACCGCTCCATGATCTGTGCCGCGCGTATCGGTCGGGAATGTATTCGGGTATGCCATGCCATGGATATTACTCTTCCGTCGATTTTCGGCATTAACTTTAACCAGCTGTTTCAGTTTACCGATCAGGCAGAAGAACAGCATGCGGTCGAAGTCATCCGCAAGTATTTCGGAACAATTGCCGGCAAAGCTTCCATGCTTCAGGATCTGGAAAAAGGACGCAAATGTGAAATTCGTTTTATCAACGGTGTGGTTAGTCAGTATGCCAAAAAATATAAGATAGAAACCCCATATAACGACTCTGTTGTAAAGATTGTTTCAGAAATAGAATCCGGAACCCGTCCTTTGCAAAACAATCTTGACTCCATGCCGAATTTATCTCTGTAG